The following are encoded in a window of Armatimonadota bacterium genomic DNA:
- a CDS encoding PD40 domain-containing protein — MLTTILTLIAFNSIVQDPVDAWEKRLTNNKAYDGSPVFSRDGSKIAFVSNRDGSNEIYVMNADGTAQTRLTENEDYDGSPAFSPDGSKIAFESGRDGNWEVYVMNADGSAQTRLTDSEDYDGSPAFSPDSSKIAFVSRRDGNNEVYVMNADGTGQTRLTDNAVFDGAPTFSPDGTKIAYVSLYGGSYVLYDMNADGTTAKPLTPDRPILDVPTFSSNWSKIAYASSAETSWRDLEIYIMNADGSGVTRLRDHQAEDSNPALSLDGSMIVFQTDRDGNDEIYLMNAIQEAWTIDHVAKAVVSTEKQVYAVGEDITFGLRILNTSRGSFSIDSSLVRTWNFTLGVYDSDGNFVKYEGWNRTLHRAPADSPSDFVMLDSGQYFGVSRAFSIRLRKPGTYRIEVTVMQGRHAEEAEKFGILGYFDWKVKAEPIYITVSASAKQ, encoded by the coding sequence ATGTTGACCACAATTCTGACTCTCATCGCATTCAATAGCATCGTACAAGATCCGGTCGATGCTTGGGAAAAGAGGCTGACGAACAACAAAGCATACGACGGCTCACCTGTCTTCAGTCGCGATGGGTCGAAGATTGCGTTCGTATCCAACCGTGACGGCAGCAACGAAATCTACGTCATGAACGCCGACGGAACTGCTCAAACTCGGCTGACGGAAAACGAGGACTACGATGGGTCGCCAGCTTTCAGCCCCGACGGTTCGAAGATCGCGTTCGAGTCCGGCCGCGACGGCAACTGGGAGGTCTACGTCATGAACGCTGATGGATCCGCTCAAACACGGCTGACGGACAGCGAGGACTACGATGGATCCCCCGCGTTCAGCCCCGACAGTTCCAAAATCGCGTTCGTGTCCCGCCGAGACGGCAACAACGAAGTCTACGTTATGAATGCCGATGGAACCGGTCAAACACGGCTGACGGACAACGCGGTTTTCGATGGAGCGCCGACGTTCAGCCCGGACGGCACGAAGATCGCCTATGTCTCGCTATACGGCGGCAGCTACGTGCTCTACGACATGAACGCAGACGGCACAACGGCGAAGCCATTGACACCGGATCGGCCAATTCTCGACGTGCCGACGTTCAGTTCGAACTGGTCCAAGATTGCTTATGCATCTTCTGCAGAAACATCATGGAGAGATCTCGAGATATACATAATGAACGCGGACGGCTCAGGTGTGACCAGATTGAGGGATCATCAAGCCGAGGATAGCAATCCTGCCCTTAGCCTTGATGGGTCTATGATCGTGTTTCAAACTGACCGCGACGGCAACGACGAGATTTACCTCATGAATGCGATCCAAGAGGCCTGGACCATCGATCACGTGGCAAAAGCGGTTGTCTCGACTGAGAAGCAGGTCTACGCCGTCGGCGAGGACATTACGTTCGGCCTTCGTATCCTCAACACTTCCCGAGGCAGTTTCAGCATTGATTCGTCACTCGTCAGAACTTGGAACTTCACTCTCGGCGTCTATGATTCAGACGGCAATTTCGTAAAGTATGAGGGATGGAATAGAACACTGCACAGGGCTCCAGCAGATTCTCCAAGTGACTTCGTTATGCTAGACAGCGGCCAGTACTTTGGCGTTTCCCGCGCTTTTTCGATTCGACTCCGCAAACCCGGGACCTATCGGATAGAGGTCACCGTTATGCAGGGTAGGCACGCAGAAGAAGCTGAGAAGTTCGGCATCCTCGGCTATTTCGATTGGAAAGTAAAGGCTGAACCGATCTATATTACGGTTTCTGCTTCAGCCAAACAATAG
- a CDS encoding DUF935 family protein codes for MKLFQRKKKRSKEITPQLTVYERRGLEFAGHNPGRLPDSTYSQMEGDSMIQTALTIKKLAVLAAPWSIEPASDSPADREKAEFVADVFDQMDGSPNTILLQAMDAFSKGWSVQEIVYLVDGGKLKIRAVRAKNPSYFGLDIDEFGRIQNLKLQIPGIEERSLPTSKFVIYVNRKDYAQPKGRSDLDAAHEHWSTKQTLLKAWQLHLEKFAMPTVLGQYERGIPADERSAILKALQDLQDNTAIVYPSEISITTLGGNKEPSSGFQEAIEFHNREMARAVLGQTLTTDEGRRVGSLALGKVHLQVLLLQIAALRRELADVVMTEQIIQPLVEANFGPGTTPRFEFEDVENNVFRGGRL; via the coding sequence ATGAAACTATTTCAACGCAAGAAGAAGAGATCGAAAGAGATCACGCCGCAACTGACTGTTTACGAGCGGCGAGGACTGGAGTTTGCAGGGCACAACCCTGGCCGTCTGCCGGACAGCACGTATTCGCAGATGGAGGGCGACAGCATGATACAGACGGCACTCACGATCAAGAAGCTCGCTGTGCTGGCGGCGCCTTGGTCGATAGAGCCAGCTAGCGACTCCCCGGCAGATCGAGAGAAGGCGGAGTTCGTTGCGGACGTTTTCGATCAGATGGACGGCTCGCCGAACACGATCCTGCTGCAGGCGATGGATGCGTTCTCCAAGGGTTGGTCCGTGCAGGAGATCGTGTACTTGGTGGATGGCGGAAAGCTGAAGATACGCGCCGTGCGCGCGAAGAACCCGTCTTACTTCGGGCTCGACATCGACGAGTTTGGCCGAATCCAGAACTTGAAGCTTCAGATTCCGGGCATCGAGGAGCGCAGCCTGCCGACGTCCAAGTTTGTGATCTACGTCAACCGGAAGGACTACGCGCAGCCGAAGGGCCGCAGCGATCTCGACGCCGCGCACGAGCACTGGTCTACGAAGCAGACGCTGCTGAAGGCGTGGCAGCTGCACCTCGAGAAGTTCGCCATGCCGACGGTGCTCGGGCAGTACGAGCGGGGCATCCCGGCGGACGAGCGGAGCGCGATCCTGAAGGCGCTGCAGGACTTGCAGGACAACACGGCCATCGTGTACCCGAGCGAGATCAGCATCACGACCCTCGGCGGCAATAAGGAGCCGTCAAGCGGCTTTCAAGAGGCGATCGAGTTTCACAACCGCGAAATGGCGCGGGCCGTGCTCGGCCAGACTTTGACGACGGACGAGGGGCGCCGGGTCGGGTCGTTGGCTCTTGGAAAAGTTCACTTGCAGGTGTTGCTATTGCAGATCGCTGCTCTGCGGCGAGAGCTGGCGGACGTGGTGATGACCGAGCAGATCATTCAGCCATTGGTCGAGGCGAACTTCGGTCCGGGCACGACGCCTCGGTTCGAGTTCGAGGACGTGGAGAACAACGTGTTTCGTGGCGGGCGGTTGTAA
- a CDS encoding DUF1800 domain-containing protein yields MTFTRREAFAVLAGAGVLSGCGNLASQKKTVPPPTSLTDPATRLIARAGFGARPGETQDVRELGADGWIASQLRPDGHEPFDLLHRLSRLDIFRFSAWELRDWKEDDIIGQLQQAALLSAALSPWQVRERMIDFWSNHFNIYAKKGLSAYRLPSAYRNVIQANALGSFPKMLHASAKSTAMLLYLDQQASHRGNPNENYARELLELHTLGVDAGYSQKDVMEVARCFTGWTEERRFLREKGSFRFYPQLHDSEEKLVLGEVIPAGGGVKDGERVLDILARHPATARHLARKLVKFFLGREDVALEVAVEDAYWGDQLGDISAMVKTVLSSPALLDGPPAPKRPFDYVVSALRATDSGFSLWPKFAPILGHLDKMGQPLHLWPMPDGYPLDADAWGGSMLARWNFAFALTSNRIGGVSVDLSGLAKRYGASSRNEWIAAVFGLSHDSQKAGSLMATLQQHTVQNPSTSDDWAQIAALCLCSPEFQWR; encoded by the coding sequence GTGACGTTCACACGCCGAGAGGCGTTCGCGGTGCTTGCTGGAGCCGGGGTGCTGTCGGGTTGTGGCAATCTCGCGTCTCAGAAAAAGACGGTACCTCCGCCAACCTCTCTGACCGACCCGGCAACGCGGTTGATTGCGCGCGCCGGTTTCGGCGCTCGGCCTGGAGAAACGCAAGACGTTCGCGAACTCGGCGCAGACGGATGGATCGCCAGTCAGCTAAGGCCGGACGGTCACGAGCCGTTCGATCTCTTGCACCGTCTTTCGCGGCTGGATATCTTCCGGTTTTCGGCCTGGGAGCTGAGAGATTGGAAGGAGGACGACATCATAGGTCAGCTACAGCAGGCCGCACTGCTGAGCGCTGCGCTCTCACCGTGGCAGGTCCGCGAGCGCATGATCGACTTCTGGAGCAATCACTTCAACATTTACGCGAAGAAGGGGTTGTCCGCTTACCGACTTCCGAGCGCGTACAGGAACGTAATCCAGGCCAATGCGCTCGGCTCGTTCCCGAAGATGCTGCACGCGAGCGCCAAGAGTACGGCGATGCTTCTTTACTTAGACCAGCAGGCGAGCCACAGGGGCAATCCGAACGAGAACTACGCACGGGAGCTTTTGGAGCTGCACACGCTTGGCGTGGACGCTGGGTATTCGCAGAAGGACGTGATGGAGGTCGCGCGATGCTTCACGGGCTGGACGGAAGAGCGCAGGTTTTTGAGGGAGAAGGGCTCGTTCCGGTTTTATCCGCAGCTTCATGACAGCGAAGAAAAGCTCGTGCTCGGCGAGGTGATTCCAGCGGGAGGAGGGGTCAAAGACGGCGAACGCGTGCTCGATATCTTGGCCCGACACCCGGCCACTGCAAGGCACCTGGCGCGGAAGCTCGTGAAGTTCTTCCTCGGCCGCGAGGACGTAGCCCTCGAGGTCGCAGTCGAGGATGCGTATTGGGGCGATCAGCTCGGCGACATCTCAGCAATGGTGAAGACCGTGCTTTCGTCGCCGGCTCTGCTGGACGGTCCGCCAGCGCCCAAGAGGCCGTTCGACTACGTCGTGTCCGCACTGCGGGCGACAGATTCTGGGTTTTCCCTCTGGCCAAAGTTTGCACCGATCCTGGGCCATTTGGACAAGATGGGGCAGCCGCTGCACCTCTGGCCGATGCCGGATGGATACCCTCTCGACGCAGACGCGTGGGGCGGCAGCATGCTGGCTAGGTGGAACTTCGCGTTCGCCCTGACGTCGAACCGCATCGGGGGCGTCAGCGTTGATTTGTCCGGCCTCGCAAAGCGTTACGGGGCATCGAGCAGGAACGAGTGGATCGCCGCTGTGTTCGGATTGTCGCATGACAGCCAAAAAGCAGGCTCTCTCATGGCGACGCTTCAGCAGCACACAGTGCAAAATCCGTCAACCAGTGACGACTGGGCGCAGATCGCTGCGCTCTGCTTATGTTCACCGGAGTTTCAATGGCGATGA
- a CDS encoding DUF1501 domain-containing protein has product MSKHESACDGYAEAMQKQMTRRAALTAGIAGVAWWAARKTALAQATFGENGNVLVVVFLRGGADGLNIVAPYTEDAYYKLRPTLAIKKPGGGAGALRDLDGFFGLHPSLSALHPLFDEGELAFIHAVGSGDQSRSHFEAMATMERGAANRRAPQSSGWLARHLATTPSRGSPMRAVALSRTVPESLRGATQAIAIRSLDEFQLAGNPDQRRDAADALADLYQDGDDAFAGAGRDTLQVLKKLGSIDMESYSPENGAVYPESSLGNGLKQIAILVRKEVGLEIASLDASDRGGWDTHIAQELLLAMQLQDLGDSLAAFRKDLAGDMSRVTVVVQTEFGRRAAENSGYGTDHGRASIMIALGGGVSGGRVISDWPGLEEDQLDGPGDLRVTTDYRDVLAEALSKRLGNARTDEVFPLSSIRPVGVFT; this is encoded by the coding sequence ATGAGCAAACACGAGTCAGCATGCGACGGCTACGCCGAGGCCATGCAAAAACAGATGACGCGCAGGGCCGCACTGACCGCAGGCATAGCAGGAGTCGCGTGGTGGGCGGCACGAAAGACGGCGCTTGCACAGGCGACGTTCGGAGAAAACGGCAACGTACTTGTCGTGGTGTTCTTGCGTGGTGGCGCAGACGGGCTGAACATCGTTGCGCCGTACACGGAAGACGCCTATTACAAACTTCGCCCTACGCTTGCTATCAAAAAGCCGGGCGGTGGAGCGGGCGCGCTGCGAGACCTGGACGGGTTCTTCGGTCTGCACCCTTCTCTTTCTGCCCTGCATCCTCTCTTCGACGAGGGCGAGCTTGCGTTCATTCACGCCGTCGGTTCCGGCGATCAATCGCGCTCCCATTTTGAGGCGATGGCGACGATGGAGCGCGGAGCGGCGAACCGGCGCGCGCCGCAGTCGAGCGGATGGCTAGCCCGACACCTTGCGACGACACCGTCGCGGGGGAGCCCGATGCGAGCCGTCGCGCTGTCTCGCACCGTTCCTGAGTCGCTGCGAGGCGCAACACAGGCGATCGCCATTCGGTCGCTCGACGAGTTCCAGCTTGCGGGCAATCCCGATCAACGGCGGGATGCGGCAGATGCTCTGGCAGATCTGTATCAAGACGGCGACGACGCGTTCGCAGGTGCCGGACGGGATACGTTGCAAGTCTTGAAAAAGCTCGGCTCGATCGACATGGAGTCGTACAGTCCCGAGAACGGAGCCGTCTACCCCGAGTCCTCGCTCGGCAACGGCCTGAAGCAGATCGCGATTCTAGTGCGAAAGGAGGTCGGGCTTGAGATCGCAAGCCTTGACGCAAGCGACCGTGGCGGCTGGGACACGCACATCGCGCAGGAGCTTCTGCTGGCGATGCAGCTGCAGGACCTTGGCGACAGCTTGGCGGCTTTCAGAAAAGACTTGGCGGGCGATATGAGCAGGGTCACGGTGGTCGTGCAGACGGAGTTCGGCCGACGCGCTGCCGAGAACAGCGGATACGGCACGGACCACGGTCGCGCTTCCATCATGATCGCGCTCGGCGGAGGCGTGTCGGGCGGGCGAGTCATTTCGGATTGGCCAGGTCTGGAGGAAGATCAACTAGACGGCCCCGGCGACCTGCGCGTGACGACCGACTATCGCGACGTACTCGCAGAAGCTCTGTCAAAGCGCCTGGGGAATGCGCGGACCGATGAAGTATTCCCTCTCTCTTCGATCCGCCCGGTCGGAGTCTTCACCTAG
- a CDS encoding aspartate-semialdehyde dehydrogenase, with protein sequence MPFRRPVRVAVVGATGAVGREFARLLEEREWPVDELSLFASKRSVGKRQPFKGDEVLVRECCSGGFKGVDIAFFSAGAEVSKTYAPCALESGAIVIDNSSAFRMRSDVPLVIPEINASEISATTRLIANPNCTAIILLMAIAPLRSLGKFERVVMTSYQSASGAGAAAMKELEEQSRAVLEGREAEPSVFPHQCAFNVFSHDSPIGETGMNVEEEKVIEETRKILGMPDLKVNATCVRVPVFRAHSVSVLVEFSGEAPGIDAARSAIADFSGVRLVDDREKNHFPMPVEASGQNDVLVGRIRQDPSSRNGLCLFASGDQLLKGAALNAVQIAECAPIVEALS encoded by the coding sequence ATGCCGTTTCGTCGTCCGGTCCGGGTCGCTGTCGTTGGTGCCACTGGCGCCGTCGGCAGGGAGTTTGCCCGCCTGCTTGAAGAGCGCGAGTGGCCGGTCGACGAGCTGTCGCTGTTCGCCAGCAAGCGGTCGGTCGGCAAGCGTCAACCGTTCAAGGGTGACGAGGTTCTTGTCAGGGAGTGCTGCAGCGGCGGATTCAAGGGCGTCGATATCGCGTTCTTTTCCGCTGGTGCAGAAGTGAGCAAGACATACGCACCTTGCGCTTTGGAGTCAGGCGCCATCGTCATCGACAACTCCAGCGCGTTCCGAATGAGGTCTGACGTTCCGCTCGTGATCCCAGAGATCAACGCCTCCGAGATCAGCGCGACAACTAGGCTGATCGCGAATCCGAACTGCACGGCGATCATCCTGTTGATGGCCATCGCCCCGCTGCGGTCTCTTGGGAAGTTCGAGCGCGTCGTGATGACGTCCTACCAGAGCGCGAGCGGGGCGGGCGCGGCGGCCATGAAGGAGCTGGAAGAGCAGTCAAGGGCCGTCCTGGAGGGGCGAGAGGCCGAGCCTTCGGTCTTTCCGCACCAGTGTGCGTTCAACGTGTTCTCGCACGACTCCCCCATCGGCGAGACGGGGATGAACGTTGAGGAAGAGAAGGTAATCGAAGAGACGCGGAAGATCCTCGGTATGCCAGACCTCAAAGTGAATGCGACTTGCGTCCGCGTGCCGGTCTTCCGTGCCCACTCCGTGTCAGTGCTCGTCGAGTTCTCCGGTGAGGCGCCCGGCATAGACGCGGCTAGAAGCGCGATCGCCGACTTCTCCGGAGTACGCCTGGTTGATGACCGAGAAAAGAACCACTTCCCGATGCCGGTCGAGGCGAGCGGCCAAAACGATGTGCTCGTCGGCAGAATCCGCCAGGACCCATCCAGCCGCAACGGTCTCTGCCTCTTCGCATCGGGCGACCAACTTCTGAAGGGTGCTGCCCTCAACGCCGTACAGATCGCCGAGTGCGCGCCGATTGTTGAAGCGCTGTCTTAG
- the trpB gene encoding tryptophan synthase subunit beta codes for MAGGQKVGRFGAYGGRYVPETLIPALDELAAEFKKAWQDKSFRSELDEYLDKYVGRPTPVTEATRLGQALGFELAIKREDLNHTGAHKINNALGQILLARRMGKQRIIAETGAGQHGVAVATVCALFGLECVVYMGEEDCRRQELNVFRMKLLGAEVVPVSSGTKTLKDALNEALRDWVTNVEGTHYVIGSVAGPHPYPEMVREFQAVIGHEAREQYERQFGGLPDVAIACVGGGSNAIGFFAGFMDDAVRLIGVEAAGEGIDTDRHAAPLAAGSPGVLHGSYSYMMQDENGQVLPTHSVSAGLDYPGVGPEHSYLKDSGRVEYVAVTDEQAIAAFEQLSKCEGIIPAFESAHAFAALSIDGLIDNGSRVLVNLSGRGDKDMESASKIIGF; via the coding sequence ATGGCGGGTGGCCAGAAGGTCGGACGATTTGGAGCTTATGGCGGGCGGTACGTTCCGGAGACGCTCATCCCGGCTCTTGACGAACTGGCTGCCGAGTTCAAGAAGGCTTGGCAGGACAAGAGCTTTCGCTCCGAGTTGGACGAGTACTTGGACAAATACGTCGGCAGGCCGACTCCCGTCACAGAGGCGACGAGGCTGGGCCAAGCGTTAGGTTTCGAACTGGCGATCAAGCGCGAGGATCTCAATCACACCGGCGCGCACAAGATAAACAACGCGCTCGGTCAAATCCTGCTGGCCAGAAGGATGGGCAAGCAGCGGATTATCGCGGAGACGGGAGCGGGCCAGCACGGCGTCGCGGTAGCGACCGTCTGCGCGCTGTTCGGCCTGGAGTGCGTCGTATACATGGGCGAGGAGGACTGCCGCCGCCAGGAGCTCAACGTCTTCCGCATGAAGCTGCTAGGCGCAGAGGTCGTGCCCGTTAGCAGCGGTACGAAGACGCTGAAGGATGCGCTCAACGAGGCGTTGCGGGACTGGGTGACGAACGTCGAAGGTACGCACTACGTCATCGGTTCGGTCGCAGGCCCGCATCCGTATCCCGAGATGGTTCGGGAGTTCCAAGCCGTGATCGGGCACGAGGCGCGCGAGCAGTATGAGCGTCAGTTCGGCGGGCTCCCAGATGTCGCAATCGCATGCGTAGGCGGCGGTTCGAACGCGATTGGGTTCTTCGCTGGGTTCATGGACGACGCGGTGCGCTTGATCGGGGTCGAAGCAGCCGGAGAGGGGATAGACACCGATCGCCACGCAGCGCCGCTGGCAGCCGGCTCGCCGGGCGTCCTGCACGGATCGTACTCGTACATGATGCAGGACGAGAACGGCCAAGTGCTGCCGACGCACTCCGTGTCCGCTGGCCTCGACTATCCAGGCGTTGGGCCGGAGCACTCGTATCTCAAGGACTCTGGTCGAGTCGAGTACGTCGCTGTGACCGACGAGCAGGCGATCGCGGCGTTCGAGCAACTGTCCAAGTGTGAAGGAATCATCCCTGCGTTCGAGTCGGCGCACGCGTTCGCTGCGCTCAGCATCGACGGCTTGATCGACAATGGCTCGCGGGTGCTGGTCAACCTTTCTGGTCGCGGCGACAAAGACATGGAGTCCGCTTCGAAGATCATCGGTTTTTGA
- a CDS encoding type II secretion system protein — MKRNKRTGFTLVEIMIVVLIIGILLAIAVPNFIKARQNSRLQTIIANLKQIESAEEQWAMELGKVGSDVAVSGDLAPVYMKKWPTGPVTGVYLANAVNIDPTFNGKDADAWRSDPSGL, encoded by the coding sequence ATGAAGCGTAATAAGCGAACCGGTTTCACGCTCGTTGAAATCATGATCGTGGTCTTGATCATTGGTATCTTGCTCGCGATCGCAGTCCCGAATTTCATCAAGGCACGACAGAACAGTCGGCTACAGACAATCATCGCCAACTTGAAGCAGATCGAATCTGCCGAAGAGCAGTGGGCGATGGAACTCGGCAAAGTCGGCTCCGACGTGGCAGTGTCGGGAGACCTTGCACCCGTGTACATGAAGAAGTGGCCAACGGGTCCTGTGACGGGCGTCTATCTGGCCAACGCGGTCAATATTGACCCGACGTTCAACGGCAAGGATGCCGACGCGTGGCGGTCTGACCCGTCAGGTCTGTAA
- a CDS encoding M48 family metalloprotease gives MRGKQLALCVFLSVATGSSALAGDLFKPSVQDQIKLGQRAAEGLRDEMTILEDDDPRVLELRRLGRTLVMNIPEEEREAKPFQYTFDVVDSEEINAFALPGGPVFFFTGLLEKIETEDQLISILAHEMTHVQKEHWASAYADQQKRQIGLLLLLVLLDANDTLFNVAAVSDELLFTLPFSRRHESEADRIGYDMVVEASFNPQGMVDVFKMLKEVAGGGGGKFDEYFSTHPTHDRRIRDIEERIEKSETEFPEQIKREIGLLRQAVASSVFLTVRMLASAASRPATDLNAAA, from the coding sequence ATGCGCGGAAAACAGTTGGCCCTTTGCGTCTTCCTATCTGTGGCTACCGGCAGCTCAGCTCTGGCCGGCGACCTATTCAAGCCCAGTGTCCAGGATCAGATCAAGCTGGGTCAGCGTGCGGCAGAGGGTCTGCGTGACGAGATGACGATCCTGGAAGACGACGACCCCCGCGTGCTGGAACTGAGGCGACTGGGCCGGACGCTCGTCATGAACATTCCGGAAGAGGAGCGCGAGGCCAAGCCGTTCCAGTATACGTTCGACGTTGTGGATAGCGAGGAGATCAACGCGTTCGCACTCCCGGGCGGGCCAGTCTTCTTCTTCACAGGCTTGCTGGAGAAAATTGAGACCGAAGACCAGCTAATCAGCATCTTGGCGCACGAGATGACGCACGTTCAGAAGGAGCACTGGGCCAGCGCCTACGCCGACCAGCAGAAGAGGCAGATTGGCCTCTTGCTTCTTCTTGTACTGCTCGATGCGAACGACACCTTGTTCAATGTCGCCGCGGTCAGCGACGAACTGCTCTTCACCCTTCCCTTCTCCCGTCGGCACGAGAGCGAGGCCGACCGGATCGGGTACGACATGGTCGTCGAGGCGAGCTTCAACCCGCAAGGAATGGTGGACGTGTTCAAGATGTTGAAGGAAGTCGCTGGGGGAGGAGGGGGCAAGTTCGACGAATACTTCAGCACTCACCCCACTCACGACCGTCGAATCCGCGACATTGAGGAGCGTATTGAGAAATCGGAAACCGAGTTCCCCGAGCAAATCAAGCGCGAAATCGGCCTACTTCGTCAGGCGGTTGCCTCTTCGGTTTTCTTGACCGTCAGAATGCTGGCCTCTGCCGCCAGCCGTCCGGCCACCGACCTGAATGCCGCTGCCTGA
- a CDS encoding Mrp/NBP35 family ATP-binding protein — MPVSQDQVLEALKAVEDPDLHRDIVALGFVKDVEIEGDSVSFKVELTTPACPVKELLQQQCHEAVIALEGVASVAVEMTARVWPSSPDRADRIPEVKQCIAIASGKGGVGKSTVAVNLAVALAEQGAKVGLLDADVYGPSIPMMMGTEGEKPLAQDSKIVPIERYGIRMMSMGFLLEEGQAVMWRGPMVAATVKQLLDDVIWGELDYLLVDLPPGTGDAPMSLAQLVPLTGVVIVTTPHSVAANIAGKAAQLFQKLEAPLLGVVENMGQFVCPSCHEEFRLFNGTRGDELAKRLGIPYLGSIPLDPAISQSSDDGRPAIMEHPDTPQAAAFRSVAGRLAAEASILTVKKTEEATA; from the coding sequence ATGCCAGTTAGCCAAGATCAGGTTTTAGAGGCGCTCAAAGCCGTGGAGGATCCGGATCTTCACCGGGACATCGTCGCCCTCGGGTTCGTCAAGGACGTCGAGATCGAAGGCGATTCAGTTTCGTTCAAGGTCGAGTTGACGACCCCTGCCTGCCCGGTCAAGGAATTGCTTCAGCAACAGTGTCACGAGGCTGTGATCGCTCTCGAGGGCGTTGCTTCCGTTGCCGTTGAGATGACTGCGCGAGTGTGGCCGAGCTCTCCGGACAGGGCAGATCGAATCCCCGAGGTCAAGCAGTGCATTGCGATCGCGAGCGGCAAGGGCGGAGTCGGAAAGAGTACGGTTGCAGTCAACCTAGCCGTGGCGCTCGCCGAACAGGGCGCGAAGGTTGGTCTGCTGGACGCAGACGTCTACGGTCCGAGCATCCCGATGATGATGGGCACCGAAGGCGAGAAGCCGCTCGCCCAGGATTCCAAGATCGTGCCGATCGAGCGATACGGCATCCGGATGATGTCGATGGGATTCCTGTTGGAGGAGGGCCAGGCCGTGATGTGGAGGGGCCCGATGGTCGCGGCCACCGTCAAACAGCTCTTGGATGACGTGATCTGGGGCGAACTCGACTATCTGCTGGTCGATCTGCCGCCCGGCACCGGCGACGCGCCCATGAGCTTGGCCCAGTTGGTGCCGCTGACGGGCGTAGTGATCGTGACCACGCCGCACAGCGTAGCTGCGAACATAGCTGGCAAGGCCGCACAGCTGTTTCAGAAGCTTGAGGCGCCGTTGCTCGGGGTCGTTGAGAACATGGGCCAGTTCGTGTGCCCATCTTGCCACGAGGAGTTCAGGCTGTTCAACGGTACGCGGGGCGATGAATTGGCCAAGAGGCTTGGCATCCCGTATCTCGGCTCGATACCGCTTGATCCGGCCATCAGCCAGTCATCCGACGATGGGCGCCCGGCGATCATGGAGCACCCGGACACGCCTCAGGCAGCGGCATTCAGGTCGGTGGCCGGACGGCTGGCGGCAGAGGCCAGCATTCTGACGGTCAAGAAAACCGAAGAGGCAACCGCCTGA
- a CDS encoding sigma-70 family RNA polymerase sigma factor, whose amino-acid sequence MGRGNNLKNQRIANWEEHLIRRAQAGESVAMELLMDTYRTQLRYHALRMLRDGEDADDAVQESFLKAFKAIGSFHAGRPFLPWLMRICSNCAVDIIRNRKPGHETLDKHEHALYDSRMGVAEGVERRLRAESLRSAIGRLPEKYRRIVMMRHYDHMDVNEIADALDIPEGTIKSWLFRARAILKKDLTVALS is encoded by the coding sequence GTGGGACGAGGAAATAACCTCAAAAATCAAAGAATCGCAAACTGGGAAGAGCATTTGATCCGCCGAGCACAGGCTGGCGAGAGCGTTGCGATGGAGCTGCTGATGGATACGTACCGGACGCAGCTGCGGTATCACGCGCTCAGAATGCTACGAGATGGTGAAGACGCCGACGACGCCGTACAGGAATCGTTCCTGAAGGCGTTCAAGGCGATCGGGTCGTTTCATGCCGGCAGGCCGTTCCTGCCGTGGTTGATGCGAATCTGCTCGAACTGCGCGGTCGACATCATTCGCAACCGCAAGCCGGGGCACGAGACGCTGGACAAGCACGAGCATGCGCTGTACGATTCGCGGATGGGAGTTGCAGAAGGCGTCGAAAGGCGCTTGCGGGCGGAGAGCCTTCGCAGCGCGATCGGTCGACTGCCAGAGAAGTACCGCAGAATCGTCATGATGCGACACTACGACCATATGGACGTCAATGAGATCGCTGACGCGCTTGATATTCCGGAAGGGACCATCAAGAGCTGGCTTTTCCGAGCCAGGGCGATCTTGAAGAAGGATCTGACGGTAGCTCTTAGTTGA